CATTCGCGCTGAATGTGGCTTTGTAAATCGTTATGATATTTTCTCTAAAAATTTCTTTTCAAACTGAATCGCATTAACTGCTTGTGAAAAGAGGTAGCCTTGTCCAATTTTACAACCATTTTCAAGTAATATTCTTAATTGATTTTCCTTCTCTATTCCCTCAGCAACAACATTTAGATTCATGTTGTTTCCCAAATCAATAATAGTTTTAATCATCATCCGTTGGTTATGATCGTCTGGATTATTGATAAAAGACTTATCAATTTTTATTGTATCGATCGGTAGCTGCTGAAGCACATGTAAGGAGGAGTATCCAGTTCCAAAATCATCTATAGAAATTTTAATCCCCAACTTTCTAAGACGATTCAAAATATGAATACTAACATTTATGTCTTGCATAATGCTTTCTGTAATTTCTAATTCTAAAAATTGTGGCTCTAGCTTGGACTCTTTCAAAGCTTGACTTACCATATCAATAAAATCTTTATTTTTAAGTTGCCTTACAGAAACATTGATTGAAACACATAAAGACGGATAGCCTTTTTCCTGCCATGTTTTACTTTGCTTACATGCTGTCTTTAGTACCCATTGTCCAATAGAGATAATTTGTCCAGTTTCTTCCGCAATCGGAATAAATTCAACAGGAGAAATCATCCCTAATTCAGGATGGTTCCAACGCAGCAACGCCTCCATTCCATTAATCATATTAGTCTCTAAATCTACCTTTGGCTGATAAGAAAGAGAAAATTGATTTTTTTTGATTGCACTTCGCAGTTCATTTTCTATTTTCATTTTTCTAGTATTGATTTTTTCTAGTTCCGTGTTATAAAATTTAAAGCTGTTTTTCCCATTTTCCTTCGCTAGATACATGGCAACATCAGCATTTTTAAGAAGGTCCTCCCCATTATCTCCATGATCAGGATATCTACTAATCCCTATACTTGGTGTGACGATAATTTCATGTTCATCAATTCGAAATGGTTGGGTAAATTCATTCAATATCCTGTGAGCTATCATTGAACATTGTTCTTCTAAACCTTCAGAAACGATGATGACAAACTCGTCCCCACCTAGTCTATAAATTTCAGCAGAATTATCTAAAGCGTCGCGAAGTCGTTCTGCTGTTTTTATTAAAACGTGATCTCCGTGATAATGACCAAGTGTATCATTTATTACCTTAAATCGATCAAGGTCTAATAATAAGACAGCCATGCTTTTATTAGTAGCATGATTCAATCTTTCACTTAAATCCTCTTGAAAGCTAGCTCGATTATTTAAACCAGTTAGTGGATCCTGATATGCTAAAAACTTATACTCTTCCATAAGTTTTTTATTTTTATTTAAAACTCTTAGTTGGCGAACTATAACCAGCATCATAACAATAACTAATCCAATGCTAAGGAGATTTAGTTTCCAATCATAACTATGTGTTACTAATACAATAAGCACTATTACACTTAAATATGGGAATATACTCTCCCTTCTATCAAATGGATTCATTATCTTAAATTTTGGTTCTTCACTATTATTTTTAGCGTAATACCCGCCAATTCCTATGAACAAATTCGACAGCACCCATAAAAAGTCTGACATACTTCCAGGCTGATATGTTTTCATCGTTGTTTGATAAGCATAATAAGAATCAGCTATAACTTGCAAAGAGAACCCAATAATAATATATAAAAACACATTTTCTTCTTGTTTATCTTGCTGAATTAAATAGTAAAGAATCGTTATAACAAATAATATACTTAAACTTATAATAGGATAGGCAATATTTGTGATAATAATTAAAAGAGACTCTGAATTTAAGATATTAGGTCTAATTAAATAGTGCGCACTAACAGCTGTTGCAGTTAACATAAAAACAACGATATTGAATAAGTAAGAGCTAGTTGAAACAACAAGACTAATTTCTCTTACTTTATAAATTAAGGCTGATAAATAGAAAATATAGCCTAAAAGCCAGATGAAATAAGAGGAATCAGGAAACGATGTTGTTTTCTCAAACATTTGATGGATCAACCATAAAATATTTGATGTTATTGTCAGACTTACTCCGATTCCTAATATAAACCAAAAGTATTTTCTTTTATTACTTATACTTTTATACGCTTTTATGAGCCAAACACAGCTAATGATTCCTACAATAATTTGTATGAAAGAAAGTACAATAGATTCTAGCAAAATATGATCAATACAAATTTTTAAGATGCAATATGTGAAAACGGATACAAACAGTGTGATTGTAGGTAATCGTCCAATCTTTAACATAGCAATCCCCCACTAGGACAATTAATAAGTGTAAGAAAAATGAAAAGGGTTACTCCCAAATGGAAATAACCCTAAATCGTTATTCCTTTGGTAACTCAGCCACCATAGGTTTCCCCCGTAGGTCTGTAGCTTTGCGTCATCATTTTTCAATGATTTTGCCTTTTCAGTGAATTTTTTAAATTGTTATCTCTATTTTATCATTTTTATTTCGTGAAAAATAGTCCCTTTTAACTATGAAGAAAGTTATAAAGAAAGTTGTGTCAAACTTGCAATAGAAATGGTTCGAATTTCATAAAGACAGGGTTTTCAAAAAAGACTATACTTGCTTTTGCAACTATAATTTCGAGGTGAAAACAGAGTGAAGGTATTTAAAAGCGCAATTGGTTTCATGTTTATCCTATTTGTAGCGTTTTACCCTATTAATGCAAGTGCAGCAACGTTAAATGAGGCCCAACTTGCTGTAAAGAAAGCAGAAAGCTATGGTGGATCATTAAAATGGCAAATGTCTGTGGAAAGAAACAATGGAATTAGAGACATAGATATGAAGCTTTATAATGATACAAAAACTTATTATCAAAAAGCAGTCACTATCGTCTCATCCTTAAAAAGCAGCACAGCCAAAACTCAATTAGAAGCAAGATTATCTAGTAATGTGAAACAACAAATTGATAAAGCAGCAACTTACATTGATGCTTTAAAGGTTGGTCGATCTGTTGATGCAAAAAGATTAGAACTTAAAAAACGCAATGATTCTCTTATCATGAATCATGAGACAGTTATTCTTTATAACAATCTCTCTGCAGAAATCAAAAAGCTAGACCGTGTTGTTTCACGAGTGTACGGAAAACCAAATCGTGATGCCTTTCGTGAAAAGTTTGTAAATCCAGCGAGATTCGAGCAAAGCAGAATTATTTATCCTGTATCTGCCTTTATTGAACTGGAACGGGCAAAACAAGAAATGGCTAAAAATGAAGTGAATATTGATTATGTTCTAGATCGATTCATTTTGATTGATCGTTTTCTAGAAAACGTTGAACAAGAGTCTATTTACCAAAACATAGCAAGTAATCTTCACCTTTTAGAAATGGAATTGGCTGAAATGAATATCTTTGAAGGACCAAGAGTCATTTCTGTTGAGATGGTTGAAGACGAAGCCAATATGATTCGTGTTCTATTCAAAGGCCAAGAAGGAGTTCCTGTAGAAGAGGCATACTATGAAATCGAGATTCCATTCGAAGTTGGGAAAAACAGTGTTATTGGCTTTGAGCATGGTGGCTACGAGTATTTGATAAATATCTATTGGAATGAAGGACAATTTGGCGGGTTATTTGCACATGTTACTGAGCTTGATTCGAGGATAATAGAATAGGTGTTAACCATAAAAGAGAAATCCTTATTTGGATTTCTCTTTTATTCGTTTGCTTTGCTAGATAGCAGCCAATCTTTAAATAAGGTCTGAACTACCTCTCTTTTTTCAATCGTCATCAAGTGACCCGCCTGATCAAGAACT
This Metabacillus endolithicus DNA region includes the following protein-coding sequences:
- a CDS encoding EAL domain-containing protein; translated protein: MLKIGRLPTITLFVSVFTYCILKICIDHILLESIVLSFIQIIVGIISCVWLIKAYKSISNKRKYFWFILGIGVSLTITSNILWLIHQMFEKTTSFPDSSYFIWLLGYIFYLSALIYKVREISLVVSTSSYLFNIVVFMLTATAVSAHYLIRPNILNSESLLIIITNIAYPIISLSILFVITILYYLIQQDKQEENVFLYIIIGFSLQVIADSYYAYQTTMKTYQPGSMSDFLWVLSNLFIGIGGYYAKNNSEEPKFKIMNPFDRRESIFPYLSVIVLIVLVTHSYDWKLNLLSIGLVIVMMLVIVRQLRVLNKNKKLMEEYKFLAYQDPLTGLNNRASFQEDLSERLNHATNKSMAVLLLDLDRFKVINDTLGHYHGDHVLIKTAERLRDALDNSAEIYRLGGDEFVIIVSEGLEEQCSMIAHRILNEFTQPFRIDEHEIIVTPSIGISRYPDHGDNGEDLLKNADVAMYLAKENGKNSFKFYNTELEKINTRKMKIENELRSAIKKNQFSLSYQPKVDLETNMINGMEALLRWNHPELGMISPVEFIPIAEETGQIISIGQWVLKTACKQSKTWQEKGYPSLCVSINVSVRQLKNKDFIDMVSQALKESKLEPQFLELEITESIMQDINVSIHILNRLRKLGIKISIDDFGTGYSSLHVLQQLPIDTIKIDKSFINNPDDHNQRMMIKTIIDLGNNMNLNVVAEGIEKENQLRILLENGCKIGQGYLFSQAVNAIQFEKKFLEKIS